A single genomic interval of Spinacia oleracea cultivar Varoflay chromosome 6, BTI_SOV_V1, whole genome shotgun sequence harbors:
- the LOC110798052 gene encoding uncharacterized protein: MEDDLIDLNIDLNRAIEEKLYNYDENLENHREVYDVEDEDEGTSQQVMVANQCIEEGSIIHSIDTNHSIFENPNNEQEENIDKELDGSLIGEAMKTTDEIYDLYCKHAAIIDFSVRKGKNRYKEGTTIVNGKYFYCSAAGIRDPPKNKELKNEDDQSDAKKKERRKRVMITRAKCEAQIFAKKNENGDFEIEKHVVVHNHPLTREISNYLHRSERQMTEPKKEAIEAMSECGLRPMESYRYMSTETGGDDCVGHTMIDHLNYCYKLKMKQIDGKDSQTLVNKLYDIQSIYPEFFFRNQ, from the exons ATGGAGGACGATTTAATCGATTTGAATATCGATTTAAATCGCGCAATAGAAGAAAAATTGTATAATTATGACG aaaatttagAGAATCATAGAGAAGTATATGacgttgaagatgaagatgaaggcaCATCTCAGCAAGTTATGGTTGCAAATCAATGTATTGAAGAAG gTTCAATAATACATTCAATTGATACAAACCACAGCATCTTTGAAAATCCAAATAATGAGCAGGAAGAAAACATTGATAAAGAATTAGATGGCAGTTTAATTGGAGAAGCAATGAAAACAACCGATGAGATTTATGATCTATATTGCAAACATGCTGCtattattgattttagtgtacgaaaagggaagaatagatataaagaaggaaccaCAATTGTTAATGGAAAATACTTCTACTGCTCTGCTGCTGGAATAAGAGACCCTCCTAAAAACAAAGAACTCAAAAATGAAGATGATCAATCAGAtgcaaagaagaaagaaaggagaaaGAGGGTTATGATAACAAGAGCAAAATGTGAAGCTCAAATATTTGCAAAGAAGAATGAAAATGgagattttgaaatagaaaagcaTGTAGTGGTACATAATCACCCATTGACAAGAGAAATAAGTAATTATCTCCACCGATCGGAACGACAAATGACAGAACCTAAAAAAGAAGCTATTGAGGCAATGTCAGAATGTGGTCTAAGACCAATGGAGTCTTATAGGTATATGTCAACAGAAACTGGCGGAGACGACTGTGTAGGTCATACGATGATTGATCATCTAAACTACTGCTACAagttaaaaatgaagcaaattgATGGCAAGGATTCACAAACACTAGTGAACAAATTGTATGACATACAATCAATATATCCCGAGTTCTTTTTCAGA AACCAATAA
- the LOC130463303 gene encoding protein FAR1-RELATED SEQUENCE 1-like, which translates to MINTFKLEKDKWFNRLYGLKEKWCTSLSKDFFSAGILSSQRSESTNHAVGFKANKSTILTEFYSIFQATINRWRKTEEKDDFDCTRGIPTSELSMSAILKQAANVYTITLFRDFEEEFKLSVASSTMFKGSVGRTVFFEVWIEVIAGSRQEVQYKMEDSTVTCTCKNFEESGWLCFHCLRILHLHSINTIPDRYITTRWTRYAKKQIWKRVDTIKREKSEINNFTGWRLHMIRRYYNLILKGHKIAKARKFIEEKFKTDNKAVDEIIKKEEERKAKEEAAKIAEQEKAKAEAQRQTQDEESTNSEITIVVDPDRANNKGKNTAKVIITLIYQTIKKH; encoded by the exons ATGATCAACACTTTTAAGCTGGAAAAAGATAAATGGTTCAACAGATTGTATGGTCTTAAAGAAAAATGGTGTACATCTTtaagtaaagattttttttctgCCGGTATACTTTCTTCACAAAGAAGTGAAAGTACAAACCATGCTGTTGGATTTAAAGCAAATAAAAGTACAATATTAACAGAGTTCTATAGTATTTTTCAAGCTACAATAAATCGATGGAGAAAAACCGAAGAAAAAGACGACTTTGACTGTACAAGGGGAATACCGACTTCAGAGCTAAGTATGAGTGCTATATTAAAACAGGCTGCAAATGTATACACGATAACACTTTTCCGTGATTTTGAAGAAGAGTTCAAGCTTTCTGTGGCAAGTAGTACAATGTTCAAGGGAAGTGTTGGAAGAACAGTGTTTTTTGAAGTGTGGATAGAAGTAATAGCAG GATCAAGGCAAGAAGTTCAATACAAAATGGAAGATTCAACCGTCACTTGCACATGCAAAAACTTTGAAGAATCTGGATGGTtgtgcttccattgtttgagaatATTGCATTTACATTCAATCAATACAATTCCAGATCGTTACATAACAACAAGATGGACTAGATATGCAAAGAAACAGATATGGAAAAGGGTTGATACAATAAAAAGGGAGAAAAGTGAAATCAACAATTTTACTGGTTGGAGATTACATATGATCagaag ATACTATAACTTGATTTTGAAAGGGCATAAGATAGCAAAGGCCAGAAAATTTATCGAGGAGAAGTTTAAAACGGATAATAAAGCAGttgatgaaatcataaaaaaggaagaagaaaggaaggcaaaagaagaagcTGCAAAGATAGCAGAACAAGAAAAGGCAAAAGCTGAAGCACAACGACAAACACAAGACGAAGAATCAACTAATTCTGAAATAACAATTGTGGTTGATCCTGATCGTGCTAATAATAAAGGAAAGA ATACTGCAAAAGTTATAATTACTCTCATAtatcaaacaattaaaaaacactga